A genome region from Acidobacteriota bacterium includes the following:
- a CDS encoding fatty acyl-AMP ligase, with the protein MSLSTLAAETLNDFLARAADFPAAGLRFVDRREAETFAAWSELLDRALIVAGGLRAAGVRRGERVALVFPTQPAFFAAFFGVLACGAVPVPLYPPVRLGRLAEYHRRTAAMIRAANARMVLAAPRVRRILGETIEQAQPPLGCHLLSDLPAEPMELLPVEPDDLALVQFSSGTTVDPKPVALTHRALVAQTRALNEFWPDSALIEHSGVSWLPLYHDMGLIGCILPALERPALLTLLPPEAFVARPALWLRAISRYRATVSPAPNFAYGLCLAKIRDEEMEGVDLSCWRVALNGAEAVAPEVLRAFRDRFARWGFRPEALTPVYGLSEAALAVTFSDLGKPFRSETFDRRTLSRQRRAEVAEDGLELPSLGRPLPGFEVEIRAEHGGDGTALPEGHIGRVWARGPSLMEGYLNRPRATAEALVDGWLDTGDLGFLRHGELYLTGRAKDLVVLRGRNHAPEEIEHPVYGVAGVRSGCAAAVSWLPEGEGQEELVLFVETARDATDEEIEGLPEACRRAVLAAAGVAPDRVVPLEPGTLPRTTSGKLRRQEALRLYLGEELTPPNRVTPIGMLGALARSGFAYVRARRAQSSASPNPPSEPEP; encoded by the coding sequence GTGAGCCTCTCCACCCTGGCCGCGGAGACGCTCAACGACTTTCTGGCGCGCGCAGCGGATTTTCCTGCAGCGGGGCTGCGCTTCGTCGATCGCCGCGAGGCGGAAACCTTCGCTGCGTGGTCGGAACTGCTCGATCGGGCGCTGATCGTCGCCGGCGGATTGCGCGCCGCGGGGGTGCGGCGTGGTGAGCGGGTGGCCCTCGTCTTCCCCACCCAGCCGGCCTTCTTCGCAGCGTTCTTCGGCGTTCTGGCCTGTGGCGCGGTGCCGGTGCCGCTCTATCCGCCGGTGCGCCTCGGTCGCCTCGCGGAGTACCACCGGCGCACCGCCGCCATGATCCGGGCCGCCAACGCCCGCATGGTCCTGGCAGCGCCCCGGGTGCGCCGCATCCTCGGCGAGACCATCGAACAGGCTCAGCCGCCCCTCGGTTGCCACCTCTTGAGCGATCTGCCGGCGGAGCCGATGGAGCTGCTGCCGGTGGAACCGGACGATCTCGCCCTGGTGCAGTTCTCTTCCGGCACCACCGTCGATCCCAAGCCGGTCGCCCTGACGCACCGCGCCCTGGTCGCCCAAACCCGCGCCCTGAACGAATTTTGGCCGGACAGTGCGCTGATCGAGCACTCGGGAGTGAGCTGGCTGCCGCTCTACCACGACATGGGGTTGATCGGCTGTATCCTGCCGGCGCTGGAGCGCCCGGCGCTCCTCACCCTGCTTCCGCCGGAGGCCTTCGTTGCCAGGCCGGCGCTGTGGCTGCGCGCCATTTCGCGCTACCGCGCCACCGTCTCGCCGGCGCCCAATTTCGCCTACGGCCTGTGTCTGGCGAAGATCCGCGACGAGGAGATGGAAGGAGTGGATCTTTCCTGCTGGCGGGTGGCCCTGAACGGTGCCGAGGCGGTCGCGCCGGAGGTGCTGCGGGCGTTCCGAGACCGCTTTGCCCGCTGGGGTTTCCGGCCGGAGGCCCTGACCCCCGTCTACGGTCTGTCCGAGGCGGCCCTGGCGGTGACCTTCTCGGATCTCGGCAAGCCCTTTCGCAGCGAGACCTTCGATCGCCGGACTCTCTCCCGGCAGCGCCGCGCGGAGGTGGCCGAAGACGGCCTCGAACTGCCCTCTCTGGGCCGGCCGCTGCCGGGCTTCGAGGTAGAAATCCGGGCCGAGCATGGTGGCGACGGGACGGCTCTCCCCGAGGGGCACATCGGCCGCGTCTGGGCGCGCGGGCCATCGCTGATGGAGGGGTATCTGAATCGCCCCCGGGCGACCGCCGAGGCGCTGGTCGACGGCTGGCTGGACACCGGCGATCTCGGCTTTCTGCGCCACGGCGAGCTGTACCTGACCGGCCGGGCCAAGGATTTGGTGGTGCTGCGCGGCCGCAACCATGCGCCGGAGGAGATCGAGCATCCGGTGTACGGCGTGGCCGGGGTGCGTTCCGGCTGCGCTGCGGCGGTGAGCTGGCTGCCGGAGGGCGAGGGTCAGGAAGAGCTGGTGCTGTTTGTCGAGACCGCCCGCGACGCGACGGACGAAGAGATCGAAGGCCTGCCGGAAGCCTGCCGCCGGGCGGTGCTGGCGGCGGCCGGCGTCGCGCCGGATCGGGTGGTGCCGCTGGAGCCGGGCACTCTACCGCGCACCACCTCCGGCAAGCTCCGACGGCAGGAGGCCCTGCGCCTCTACCTGGGGGAAGAGCTAACTCCGCCGAATCGGGTCACCCCCATCGGCATGCTCGGCGCCCTCGCCCGATCGGGCTTCGCCTATGTACGCGCCCGCCGAGCCCAGTCTTCGGCCTCCCCGAATCCTCCTTCCGAGCCCGAGCCGTGA
- a CDS encoding NAD(P)/FAD-dependent oxidoreductase — MRDLVIVGGGPAGLSVAIGGHLAGLRTTVLDRSRPPTDKPCGEGLMPDGLAALERLGMAAADLRGRRFGGIRYRQETPEGATVASGRFPVDGGLGVRRTDLHRRLVERAEAVGVELRWGASVEGIEPAGEGWRTIGQGAVAEGRILVGADGLRSRVRRWAGLAGRPARAARFGARRHFRLRPWSSFVEVWWAAGCEAYVTPVAEDEIGVALLWGRRRAGERVGFDDLLRCFPVLRQRLAGAAASSPLRGCGPLRQRVRSVRRGNLLLVGDAAGYVDAITGEGLSLAFQQAEALVAAVAAGELSRYPVACRRLRRLPDAMTHLLLALARRPAWRRRAIKALAAEPGLFDRLLAVHARQSGLGAVGLGGAARLAWRFATV, encoded by the coding sequence GTGAGGGACCTGGTGATCGTCGGAGGCGGACCGGCCGGCCTGTCGGTGGCGATCGGCGGCCACCTCGCCGGCCTGCGGACCACCGTGCTCGACCGCTCCCGGCCGCCCACCGACAAGCCCTGCGGCGAGGGCCTGATGCCCGACGGACTGGCCGCCCTCGAACGCCTCGGCATGGCCGCCGCGGACCTCCGAGGCCGGCGTTTTGGGGGCATCCGCTACCGGCAGGAAACACCCGAGGGGGCCACCGTCGCCAGCGGCCGCTTCCCGGTCGACGGTGGATTGGGCGTGCGCCGCACGGACCTCCACCGGCGGCTCGTGGAGCGCGCCGAAGCGGTGGGGGTCGAGCTGCGTTGGGGAGCATCCGTCGAGGGCATCGAGCCGGCCGGCGAGGGGTGGCGCACGATCGGCCAGGGCGCCGTCGCCGAAGGGCGCATCTTGGTGGGCGCAGACGGCCTGCGCTCCCGGGTGCGCCGCTGGGCCGGCCTCGCCGGCCGCCCGGCGCGGGCCGCCCGCTTCGGCGCCCGGCGACACTTCCGGCTGCGGCCCTGGAGTTCCTTCGTCGAGGTCTGGTGGGCGGCCGGCTGCGAGGCCTACGTCACGCCGGTGGCGGAAGACGAGATCGGGGTCGCCCTGTTGTGGGGTCGTCGACGGGCCGGCGAGCGAGTGGGTTTCGACGACCTGCTGCGGTGCTTTCCGGTGCTGCGGCAGCGGCTGGCCGGGGCGGCGGCGAGCAGTCCGCTGCGCGGCTGCGGTCCCCTGCGCCAGCGAGTGCGCTCGGTGCGACGGGGCAATCTGCTGCTGGTCGGCGATGCCGCCGGTTATGTGGACGCGATCACCGGCGAAGGCTTGTCGTTGGCCTTTCAGCAGGCCGAAGCGCTGGTCGCCGCCGTCGCTGCCGGCGAGCTGTCGCGCTACCCCGTCGCCTGCCGGCGGCTGCGCCGCCTGCCGGACGCCATGACCCACCTGCTGCTCGCCCTCGCGCGACGTCCGGCCTGGCGCCGCCGGGCGATCAAGGCGTTGGCGGCGGAACCGGGGCTGTTCGACCGGTTGCTCGCCGTCCACGCTCGGCAATCGGGCCTTGGGGCTGTGGGTCTGGGTGGTGCCGCCCGCTTGGCCTGGCGGTTCGCGACGGTGTAG